ACCCGACGCCGAGGGCCGCCAGCCCGAGCGTCAACGCGGCGTCGGACCACCGGTTCCACGCGTCGTCGAGCGCGGGTTCGAGCCGCGCGAGCGGCCAGTCGGTCTCCGCCTCGTCGCGCGCGCGGTCCGCCCGGTCGGTCCACGGGGTGTCCTCGACCGACTCGTCGAGCCACGCGTCCCCCTCGGCGGGCGGATCGCCGCCCGTCGCGGTCCCGTCTCCGTCGCGCCCGAGCAGGCGCCGAATCCCGGACCGGCCGCTGGCCGCGAGGAGCGAGACCGCGCCGACCGCGGCGAGGCCGAGGAGGACCGCCGGAGAAGTGACGCGCGCTTCGACGGCGAGGAAGAGCGCGACGAACGCCAGCAGCGAGACCGCAGAGCAGATCCCGCGGAGGGCGCGGACGAGTGCCGATCGCATCGGTGTGGAGGGTGGAGGGGTGAAGGGTGGAGGGGTGGAGCAGTGGAGGGGCGGGAGCGAACGGTCGCGGTGCGGCGGCGGGCGAGTCGGAGAGTCAGGCCTCGTCGACCGGGAACAGCCCCGCCTCGCGGAGGTCGGCGGCGAGGGCGCCGTCGCCGTGTTCCGCGTACGCCTCGGGGGTGTACGTCTTGATCTCCAAGGCGTGGACCGACTGCGTCATGTGGTCGCCCACCGCGTCGTACACGCGCTGGTGCTGGTCGACGAGCGACTCGCCCTCGAAGGCGGGCGAGACGACGACCGCCGCGAAGTGGGCGTCCTCGTCCTCGTCGTTGTGGATCCGGGGCGCGGTCACGCTGGCGACCGCGTCGGGGAGGTGCTCCTCGATGAGGTCCGCGACCGCGTCGGGTTCGATGGTCATGGTCCCGCTCGGTCGCGGACGGGCAAAAGTCGACCGGCCCGCCGCGGCGCCTCGCGCGCGGGAGGGACGCTCCGACGGCCGCGTCGAACCAGCCTACCGCTCGAAGACGAGTCCGTAGTGGAACGGCGGGAGGTCGACCTCGCGAGCGAGCGTCAGGTCGCCGGGCGCGTCCTCGACGACCTCGCGGGTCGCCGCGGGCGACAGCCGGAGGTCGGTGGGCGGCCCGCGCGGCTCCCCCTCGACCCGCGTCTCCGCGCGCGGTCGGTCGCGCCAGTTGACGACGACGAGGCGACCGCCGGGAGCGAGCGCCTCGGAGATTCCCGATACGAACGACTCCGGCTCCGGAATCCCGTGAAAGGCGTTCAGGAGGAGGCCGACGTCGACCGGCTCCGGGAGGAGGCCGGCGAGGTCGCGCGCGTCGCCCTCGACGCCCGCGACGTTCGCGATCCCCTGCGCGTCCGCGAGGCGTTCGAGTTCGGCCAGAAGGCTCGCGTCGACGTCGACGGCGTAGACGGTCCCGGGGTCGGCAACGCGCGCGGCGGGGAGCGCGAAGTAGCCGTTCCCGCTGCCGATCTCGGCGGCGGTATCCCCGGGTTCGAGCCCGAGTTCACGCAGCGTCTCGCCCGGCGTGGGCCACACGCGGCCCCACCAGTCCCAGTCCGGCTGCCCCGTGTTCTGGAATCGTCCCATGCGACTCGTAGCCGCCAGCCGACGCTTAGGCGTTGCGAGTGCGGCGACGCTGACCGGCCTCGGAGACGGCGCCCGCCGAGCCCGTCAGACGCGGTCGAGCCGCGAGAGCCCGCGCCAGATCGCGTCGACCAGCCGCGTCTCCGGGTCCGTCGCGGAGGCGTCGGGGTCCGTCGCAGAAGCGCCCGAGTCCGCCGATCCGTCCGATTCGCCGGTCCCTTCCCACCCCCTCGCGAGCGCGTCCTCCAAGACCGGCAGCGAGTGGTTCTCGAAGTTGTTCATGCCGCGGAACGACTCCAGCGCGTCGCGGGCGTCGCCGCCGAACTCGGCGGTCGGCTCCCCGTCGTAGAACCCGAGGGCCGCGAGCGACGACTGGACCGAGACGGCCGCCTCACCGGTCAGTTCTCGGGTCTCGTCGGGCGCCTCGCGTTCGAGGAGGGTCACGTCGTAGATCTTGAACACCCGCTCTAGCTCCTCGATCGGGCGCTCGTGGTCGTCGACGCGCACGTCGACCCAGCGGTCGTTCCTCCCGTCGTAGCCGCCCTCGGGCTTCGCGACGTACAGCGCCGCGGCCTGCTCGCCGCGTTTGTCGCCCCCGGCCCCGTTGCCCGCGTGGAGCGCCGCGATCAGCCGCTCCGGGAGGCCGCCGTCGGTCGCCTCGAACGCCTCGGCCATCGCGTCGAGGGTGTCGGCGTTCTCCAAGATGTTCCCCTGAACCGTGTAGTGGTCGCCCTGCCGGTCGCCGGCGTGGTCGTGACACTCCTCGCCCGTGAACGCCGCGGGGGAGTCGTCGGGGTCGACGCCGACGATCCCGACCTGACGCGAGGGCGCCTCGTCGTCGTCGGCCGTGAGTCGGTCGATCGCCTCGGCGGGCGCGCGGCCCTCGCGGAGCAGGTCGAGACCGTCGGGACCGTAGGCGACGTTCGCGAAGCTCTGCGTGGCGACCGCGCCCGCGTCCGCGCTCACGAACGGGACGACGGCGCCGACGCCGACGAACTTCGACTGGACGGCGACGCCGACCGCGCCCGTCTCCGGGTCCCGGGCGGCGATCGAGAAGGTCGAGGGTCGAGCTGGCATGCGGGATCGGTCGTGGGCCGCCGCGATCATAAATCCGCCCGTCGCGTGGCGGGCGGGTCGGGCGAGCGCGGACGGTCCACCGCCGCGCGTACCCGGTCTCAGAGGCGAGGGCGGGCTCTCGGCGTCGCGGTTCTGAACGCTTATGCCCGCCGACCGACTTCGATCGGGTATGAGCGACGACGACGCCGTCGATGTCGAGACCCCCGACGCCGAGGGCGACGCCGCGAGAACGAACGGCACGGCGGAGGCGACCGCCGAGGAAGGGAGCGCCGAGTCGGCCGACGGCGGGCCCGCCGACGGCGACGCCCGCCGAGACGAGGAGGCGCTCGCGGCGGCCGTCGCGGAACACGACGCGGCGCTCGCGCGCGAGGTCGCGGCCATGGAGGCGGACCTCGCGGAGGCCCGAGCGGCGCTCCGCGAGCGCGACGAGGAGGCGGAGGAGCTGAAGAGCAAGCTCGCCCGCGTGAAGGCGGACTTCAGCAACTACAAGGAGCGCGCGAAGCGGAAGCAAGACGAGATCCGCGAGCGCGCCTCGGAGGCGCTCGTCGAGCGGCTCGCCCCGGTCCGGAACGACCTCCTGCGCGCGCTCGACCAAGAGGAGGGGAGCGACCTCCGCCCCGGCGTCGAGTCGACGTTAGAGAAGTTCGACGAGGTGCTCGCGGAGGAGGGCGTCGAGTCGATAGCGCCGGAGCCGGGCGAGGAGGTCGACCCCGCGCGCCACCAGGTGATGCTCCGCGTCGACAGCGACCGGCCCGAGGGGACGGTCCACGAGGTGTACGAGCCGGGGTACGAGATGGGCGACCGCGTGCTGAGCGAGGCGAAGGTGACCGTCAGCACCGGCGACGGTGAGTAGCGCGACGACGAGGCTCGCTTTTCAAGACCGAACCGCCGCCTCGTAGCCGTCGATCAGCTCGTCGAGGCCCGCGTTCGGCTCGGCCGCGTGCGGCACCGAAAGCGGCGAGACGGACACCTCGCCGTCGACGACGGCCCGGCGGTCGGTCCCGACGTCGTCCGGCACGTCGCCGTCGTTCATCCGGCCCCAGATCGGGTCCGAGAAGCCGACGCGGCCGTCGCCGTTCCGCTCCGCGTGCATCCCGTACCACGTCGAGGGCGTCGTGACGCGGAGCGGCGCGCGGTCCGCGTCCGCGATGGGCGCGTTGACGTTGAGGTAGTCCGCGCGCTCGAACACCCCGGCGCCGGCCGCCTCGTCGACGAGGAACTCCGTCGCGCGGGCCGCGTGCGCGAAGTCGGCGCCCTCGAACTCCCGCTTCCACCAGTCGTCGCCGCCGGGCACGTACATCGACGTCGCGACCGCTGGCACGCCGAAGAACGCCGCCTCGACCGCGGCCGAGACGGTCCCGGACCGCCCGAGCGTGTAGGCGCCGAGGTTCGCGCCCTCGTTACAGCCGGCGACGACCAGGTCCGCCTCGGGGACGAGTTCGTCCAGCCCCGCGACGACGCAGTCGACGGGGGTGCCCTCGACGACGTACCCGAGCTCGTGGTCGTCGACGGCGGCGTCGGCCGAGAGGCGCCGCCCGACCGAGGACTGGTCGTCGGCCGGCGCGACGACGGTCACCGCGTACTCGGTCGCCAGCGCGTCGTACAGCGCGCGCAGCCCCGCGGCGTCGACGCCGTCGTCGTTGGTCAACAGGATCCGGTCGACGGTCATACCCGTACCAGGGGCGAGTCGGGCAAAAGTCCACCGTCGGTCCGGGCGCGACGAGGGCGAGCCGACCGCGGCCGCGGACCGGGGCCGGCTCCGGCGTCGAACGGAAAAGCACACGTATCGCCGGGCCGACGGACCGATATGGGATTCGGGGACACCGCGAAGAAGATCCAGACGCTGGCCGACCGCGCGGAGCGCACCTACAAGAAGATCAGCGAGCTCCGCGACGAGGTGGACGAGACGCAGGAGACGGTGATAGACACCTCCGAGCGCGTCAAGACGCTCGAAAACGAGATGGCCGAACAGCGCGCCGTCCTCGACGCCGTCGCCAGGGAGGTCGGGGTCGACTTAGAGCGCGTGAGCACCGAGGCGCACATCACCGACGCCGAGGAGTCGGCGGCCGGGGGCGACTCGGACGACGACGCGGTCGACGCGGACCCCGCTTAATCGTCGCCGGCGCCTTCCCCCGCCCGGGAGACCACCTCGGCGGGGACGCCCGCGACGGTCGCGCCCGGCGGCACGTCCGCCGCGACGAGCGAGTTCGCCGCGACGCGCGCGCCCTCCCCGACGGTGACCCCGGGGAGGACGACCGCGCCCGCGCCGACCATCGCCTCCTCCTCGACGACCACGTCGCCCAGCCGGTACTCCTCATGGAGGAACTCGTGGCACAGCAGCGTGGCGTCGTAGCCGATTATCGCGTCGTCGTCGACGCGGATCCGCTCGGGCCAGAACACGTCCGGGGTCGACTCCAGCCCCCACGCGACCCCCGTGCCGACCGTGACGCCGATCGACCGCAGCAGCCGGTTCTTCAGCCGGAGGCTCGGGCAGATCCGCGCGAGCACGATGACCACGTAGTTGCGGACGACCGCGAGCGGCGACTTCGCGTCCGGCCACGACCACAGGGAGTTGCGCGCGCCCGGCGTCGGGAACCGGTCGAGGCGGTCGCTCCGGGGCGAGTCGGCGTCGTCGCGCGGCGCGTCCGGATCCGCGGGCGTCGCGGCCGCGTCGTCGTCTGTCACGTCACGTCGTTCGGACGGGGAGAATAAAAGGGTCGCTCCCCGGCCGCGGCGGTCTGGAATGAGACGGGGTTAGCTCCGGAGGTCGTCCATGTGGTCGATCCGCCGCCGGACGAGGTCGGCCGTGCCGATGTCGTGACGGATGCGGACGCGATCGCCGGCGGCCGTCAGCGCGTCCTCGGCCTGCGCCTCGGCGGCCGCGATGGAGTCGCCGCGGCCGACGACGGCGAACGCCCGCGACGTTGTGGTGTACAGCCGGCCGTCGCGCTCGTCGACGCTCGCGTAGTAGAGGAGCGCGTCGCCCGCGCTCTCCTCGTCGACCGCGATCTCGGCGCCCGCGTCCGGGTCTGTCGGGTAGCCGTCGGGCACCGCGTACTTACAGACGGTCGCCTCGCCCGAGAAGGAGAGTTCCGGGAGCGACTCGCCGTCGCGCGCGGCGGCGAGCACGTCGACGAACGGCGTGTCGAGGACGGGCAGCGTGTTCATCGCCTCGGGGTCCCCGAAGCGCGCGTTGAACTCCACCACCTTCGGCCCCTCGTCGGTGAGCATGAACTGCCCGTAGAGGACCCCCTTGTAGTCGGGGAGCGCGTCGACGACCGCGTCCAACACGTCGACGGCGGCGTCGTAGTCGCCCCCGGCCATGAACGGCAGCGAGAGTCCCGTGTCGGAGTACGACCCCATCCCGCCGGTGTTCGGCCCCTCGTCGCCCTCGTAGGCGCGCTTGTGGTCCTGAACCGCGGGCGTCGTCCGCACGTCGCCGTTCGCGACGAACGCCTGGATCGTGAACTCCTCGCCCACGAGCCGCTCTTCGAGGACGACGCGGTCGTAGTCGGAGTCGCGGAGGTATTCCTTGGCCTCCGCCGCGGTCACCTGATCGCCTATCACCTTCACGCCCTTGCCGCCGGTGAGGCCGGCGGGCTTGACCGCGAGGTCGCCCTCGTACTCGTCGATGTACTCGCAGGCGGCCTCGACGTCGTCGAACACCGCGTAGTCGGGACAGCCCGGGACCGCGTGCTCCTCCATGAACTCGCGCTGGTACGCCTTGTCCGTCTCCAAGCGCGCCTCGTCGGCCCGCGGGCCGAACGCGTAGACGCCGGCGTCGTCGAGCGCGTCCGCGACTCCGGCCTCCAGCGCCGACTCCGGCCCGATGACCGCGAGGTCAGCGCCGACCTCGGTCGCGTACGCCGCGACCGCGTCGGTGTCGGTCTCCGCTATCGCCTCGAACCCGTCCGCGAGCCGTCGGATCCCCGGGTTCCGAACGCTCGCGCAGGCGTACAGCGCGCAGTCGTCCGCCACCGCGCGGGCGATCGCGTGTTCGCGGCCGCCGCCCCCCACTAAGAGTACGGTCTCCGTCATGCCCGACGGGTGTCCGCACGGTAGTGTAAACCTTACTCTCTGTTCGACCGGATATACACGCGATCATGTATAAAACAGCGTCGAGGGCGGCGGGAGCGGCGGGCGCTCGTCGCGGCCCGGACGCCTTTTGCCCCGTCGGGCCGAACCGGGGGTATGTCACAGCCGACCGAGCGGAACCGCCTCGACGGGGAGGCGAGTCCCTACCTCCGACAGCACGCCGACAACCCCGTCAACTGGCAGCCGTGGGGCGACGAGGCGTTCGAGCGCGCCCGCGAGCACGACGTGCCCGTGTTCGTCTCTATCGGCTACTCCTCCTGTCACTGGTGTCACGTCATGGCCGAGGAGAGCTTCGAGGACGAGTCGGTCGCGGAGGCGATGAACGAGTCGTTCGTCCCGGTCAAGGTCGACCGGGAGGAGCGCCCGGACGTCGACAGCACGTTCATGACCGTCTGCCAGCTCGTCACCGGCGGCGGCGGATGGCCCCTCTCCGCGTGGTGTACGCCCGAGGGGAAGCCCTTCTACGTCGGGACCTACTTCCCGCCCGAGCCGCGCCGGAACCAGCCCGGCTTCCGCGACCTCTGCGAGCGGATCGCCGGCTCGTGGAGCGACCCCGAGCAGCGCGAGGAGATGAAGCGGCGCGCCGACCAGTGGGCCGAGAGCGCGCGCGACGAGCTGGAGTCGGTGCCGACGCCGGAGGCGCCGGGCCCGGACGGGGAGGGCGGCGCCTCGCCGCCCGGCGACGACCTGCTCGACGCGGCCGCCGCGGCCGCGCTGCGCGGCTACGACGACGAGTACGGCGGCTTCGGGAGCGGCGGCGCGAAGTTCCCGATGCCCGGCCGGATCGACCTGCTCATGCGGGCGTACGCGCGGACCGGCCGCGACGCGCTCCTGTCGGCCGCGACGGGCACCCTCGACGGGATGGCCCGCGGCGGGATGTACGATCAGGTCGGCGGGGGGTTCCACCGCTACGCCGTCGACCGGGAGTGGACCGTCCCCCACTTCGAGAAGATGCTGTACGACAACGCCGAGCTACCGATGGCCTACCTCGACGGCTACCGGCTCACGGGCGACCCGTTCTACGCCCGCGTCGCGAGCGAGTCGCTCGCGTTCCTCGACCGCGAGCTCCGCCACGACGAGGGGGGCTTCTTCAGCACCCTCGACGCGCGGAGCCGACCGCCCGCGAGCCGGCGGGACGACGGCGAGTCCGACGGGGCGGCGGACGGAGGCGCGACCGAGGACGTCGAGGGCGCCTTCTACGTCTGGACCCCGGAGGAGGTGGACGCCGTCCTCGACGAGCCGGCGGCGTCGCTCGCGAAGGAGCGGTACGGGATCCGGCCCGGCGGTAACTTCGAGCGCGGCACGACCGTCCCGACGATAGCCGCGTCGGTCGAGGGGGTGGCCGCCGACCGCGACCGCTCGCCCGAGGAGGTCCGCGAGGCGCTGACCGACGCGCGCACGGCGCTGTTCGACGCCCGCGAGTCGCGGCCGCGCCCCGCCCGCGACGAGAAGGTGCTGGCCGCGTGGAACGGGCGAGCGATCTCCGCGTTCGCGAGGGCCGGCGACCCCCTCGGAGAACCGTACGCCGACATCGCGCGCGAGGCGCTCTCCTTCTGTCGCGACCGGCTCTACGACGCCGAGAGCGAGACCGGCGCGCTCGCCCGGCGCTGGCTCGACGGCGACGTGCGGGGACCGGGGTACCTCGACGACTACGCGTTCCTCGCGCGCGGCGCGCTCGACGTCTACGCCGCGACCGGCGACCCGGAGCCGCTCGGGTTCGCGCTGGAGTTAGCCGAGGACCTCGTCGACGAGTTCTACGACGCCGACGACGGGACGATCTACTTCACGCGGGACCCGGACGACGACGGGGACGAGTCGGGCGGCGACGACGCCGGCCCCCTCATCGCGCGGCCGCAGGAGTTCACCGACCGGTCGACGCCGTCGAGCCTCGGCGTCGCGGCCGAGACGCTCGCGCTCCTCGACGGGTTCCGGACCGACGGGGCGTTCCGCGAGATCGCCGAGCGCGTCGTGACCACCCACGCCGACCGGATCCGCGGCGGGCCGCTGGAACACGCCTCGCTCGTCCGGGCGGCGGACCTCGTCGAGACCGGCGGGATCGAAGTGACGATCGCCGCCGACGAGGTGCCGGGCGAGTGGCGCGAGACGCTCGGGGAGCGATACCTGTCGGGCGCCCTCGTCGCGCCGCGCCCCGCGACGGACGCGGGACTCGACGAGTGGCTCGACCGCCTCGGCGCGGCCGGGGCCCCGCCGATCTGGGCGGACCGCGACGCGACCGACGGCGAGGCGACCGCCTACGTCTGTCAGGGGTTCACGTGCTCGCCGCCGCGGACCGACCTCGACGCGGCGCTGGAGTGGCTGGGGACGCGAGAGTCGGCCGAGTAGCCGCGTCGTAATTATATATCCCCGTCACCACGCTCCCTCCATGCACGATTTCGTCGTCGTGGGCGCGGGACCGCCCGGCTCCCGGTTCGCCCGGCGCGCGGCCGAGGCGGGGCGCGACGTGGTCGCCTTCGAGAAGGGGACGGTGGGCGAGCCGCTCGCCTGCTCCGGGCACGTCTCCGAGGACGTATGGGAGTACGTCCCCGAGGGCGCCCGCGACGAGCTCCTCGAGAACCGGGTGTACGGCGCCCGCTTCCACGTCGGCGGACCGGGCTCCCGGGCGTATCCCTTCTACAAGCGAGAGCCGGTGTCGAACGTGATCGACCGCGTCGGACTCGACCGGACCCTCGCGGACCGCGCGCGCGAGGCCGGCGCCGACGTGCGAGAGAACCACACGGTCGTCGGCGTCGAGGAGCGGTCCGACCGGGTCGTCGTCGAGGTCCGGACGCCCGCGGACGACGTGGAGCGGGTCGAGGCGCGGATGGTCGCCGGCTGCGACGGGCCGACCTCGCGGGTGCGCCGCGCGCTCGACCTGCCGGAGCCGGACGAACTGCTCCACGGCGTTCTCGGGTTCGACGACGAGCGCGACGCCGGCGACCGCGTCGACGTCCACCTCACCGCGCCGACGTTCTTCGCGTGGCGGATCCCCCGCGGCGACGCCGGCGTCGAGTACGGGCTGGCGGCGCCGCCGAGCGAGGATGTCTCGGGGCGGTTCGACCGGCTCACCGACGCGTACGGCGCGACGACGGACCGGCGCTGCTCGGGGGCGATCCCCGTGGGACCGCCGGCGGAGACGACGAGCGACCGCGGCTTCCTGATCGGGGACGCCGCCGCGCAGACGAAGCCGTTCACCGGCGGCGGCATCCTCTACGGGATGCGCGCGGCCGACGTCGCCGCCGCGGCGATCGACCCGCGCGATCCCTCGACGCTCGCGGACTACGAGTCCGGGTGGCGCGACGAACTCGCCACGGAGATCCGGCTCGGGAAGGCGATCCGGCGGTGTTACTCCCTGCCCGAACCGGTCCAGCGGGTCGGGCTGCGGGCGCTGTCCGGGGAGATCGGCGTCCACATGGACGAGCCGTCGTCGTTCTTCTCGGCGTCGAACCTCCGCGCGCTGTTCTCGCGGAGTGACCCGCCGGAATAAAAAAGCGCGGCGACCGAGAGGCGCGCCGGCCGCGACCGACCGCTACTCCTCGACGACGTTCGCGAACGAGACGTTCTCGCGGACGCTCGTGATCTCGACGGTCGGCTCCTCGCCGGGCTCTGCGTCGGGGACGATGACGACGTAGCCGCGCTCGATCTTCGCGATCCCGTCGCCCTTGTCGCCCAGCGTCTCGATCGTCACGTCGCGGACCTCTCCCTCCGAGACGGGCGGGTCCGGCTGGACGGCGCCGGCCGCGCCGCGCGAGGTGGGCCGGTTCCCGTCGTCCGACGGGGCTTGGCCGGAACCGCCGTCGGCGTCGGGCACGGACGCCGCCTCGCCGTCGCCGCTCGTTGCGGACGCGTCGTCGCTCGGTCCGGCGCGGTCCAGAACGGCGATCCGATACGTCTCTCCGACGCTCACGCTACCGTGTTCGATCTCCGAGGCGGGAACCGTGACGACGTACTCGTCGCCACGCGATTCCACCCGACCGGTGTACAGACACGCGAGGAAATCCGTGATTTCGACCATGGCCGTCCCTTGCGCGCACGGGGATGAAAAGCCACCTGTTCGGGCGGGCGGCGTGCGAAGGTAAACGCTTACCCTGTTCCGAGTTAATGACCGACCATGAGCCGGAACTACGAGTCGCTTCACGACCCGAACGCGGAGTACACGATGCGAGAGCTCTCCGCCGAGACGATGGGGACCACCGGGACGCGCGGCGGCGACCGCGACGTCGAGATCACTGACGTGCAGACGACGATGGTCGACGGGAACTTCCCGTGGACACTCGTCCGGGTGTACACCGACGCGGGCGTCGTCGGCACCGGCGAGGCGTACTGGGGCGCCGGCGTCCCGGAGCTGATCGAGCGCATGAAGCCGTTCGTGATCGGCGAGAACCCGCTCGACATCGACCGCCTCTACGAACACCTCATCCAGAAGATGTCGGGCGAGGGGTCCGTCGAGGGCGTCACCGTCACGGCCATCTCCGGCATCGAGGTCGCGCTCCACGACCTCGCCGGCAAGATCCTCGACGTGCCCGCCTACCAGCTGCTCGGCGGCAAGTACCGCGACGAGATGCGCGTC
The sequence above is a segment of the Halorubrum sp. 2020YC2 genome. Coding sequences within it:
- a CDS encoding BolA family protein, translating into MTIEPDAVADLIEEHLPDAVASVTAPRIHNDEDEDAHFAAVVVSPAFEGESLVDQHQRVYDAVGDHMTQSVHALEIKTYTPEAYAEHGDGALAADLREAGLFPVDEA
- a CDS encoding class I SAM-dependent methyltransferase translates to MGRFQNTGQPDWDWWGRVWPTPGETLRELGLEPGDTAAEIGSGNGYFALPAARVADPGTVYAVDVDASLLAELERLADAQGIANVAGVEGDARDLAGLLPEPVDVGLLLNAFHGIPEPESFVSGISEALAPGGRLVVVNWRDRPRAETRVEGEPRGPPTDLRLSPAATREVVEDAPGDLTLAREVDLPPFHYGLVFER
- a CDS encoding DUF1028 domain-containing protein, which produces MPARPSTFSIAARDPETGAVGVAVQSKFVGVGAVVPFVSADAGAVATQSFANVAYGPDGLDLLREGRAPAEAIDRLTADDDEAPSRQVGIVGVDPDDSPAAFTGEECHDHAGDRQGDHYTVQGNILENADTLDAMAEAFEATDGGLPERLIAALHAGNGAGGDKRGEQAAALYVAKPEGGYDGRNDRWVDVRVDDHERPIEELERVFKIYDVTLLEREAPDETRELTGEAAVSVQSSLAALGFYDGEPTAEFGGDARDALESFRGMNNFENHSLPVLEDALARGWEGTGESDGSADSGASATDPDASATDPETRLVDAIWRGLSRLDRV
- a CDS encoding nucleotide exchange factor GrpE; this translates as MSDDDAVDVETPDAEGDAARTNGTAEATAEEGSAESADGGPADGDARRDEEALAAAVAEHDAALAREVAAMEADLAEARAALRERDEEAEELKSKLARVKADFSNYKERAKRKQDEIRERASEALVERLAPVRNDLLRALDQEEGSDLRPGVESTLEKFDEVLAEEGVESIAPEPGEEVDPARHQVMLRVDSDRPEGTVHEVYEPGYEMGDRVLSEAKVTVSTGDGE
- the surE gene encoding 5'/3'-nucleotidase SurE, whose amino-acid sequence is MTVDRILLTNDDGVDAAGLRALYDALATEYAVTVVAPADDQSSVGRRLSADAAVDDHELGYVVEGTPVDCVVAGLDELVPEADLVVAGCNEGANLGAYTLGRSGTVSAAVEAAFFGVPAVATSMYVPGGDDWWKREFEGADFAHAARATEFLVDEAAGAGVFERADYLNVNAPIADADRAPLRVTTPSTWYGMHAERNGDGRVGFSDPIWGRMNDGDVPDDVGTDRRAVVDGEVSVSPLSVPHAAEPNAGLDELIDGYEAAVRS
- a CDS encoding DUF5798 family protein; its protein translation is MGFGDTAKKIQTLADRAERTYKKISELRDEVDETQETVIDTSERVKTLENEMAEQRAVLDAVAREVGVDLERVSTEAHITDAEESAAGGDSDDDAVDADPA
- a CDS encoding acetyltransferase translates to MTDDDAAATPADPDAPRDDADSPRSDRLDRFPTPGARNSLWSWPDAKSPLAVVRNYVVIVLARICPSLRLKNRLLRSIGVTVGTGVAWGLESTPDVFWPERIRVDDDAIIGYDATLLCHEFLHEEYRLGDVVVEEEAMVGAGAVVLPGVTVGEGARVAANSLVAADVPPGATVAGVPAEVVSRAGEGAGDD
- the purD gene encoding phosphoribosylamine--glycine ligase; translation: MTETVLLVGGGGREHAIARAVADDCALYACASVRNPGIRRLADGFEAIAETDTDAVAAYATEVGADLAVIGPESALEAGVADALDDAGVYAFGPRADEARLETDKAYQREFMEEHAVPGCPDYAVFDDVEAACEYIDEYEGDLAVKPAGLTGGKGVKVIGDQVTAAEAKEYLRDSDYDRVVLEERLVGEEFTIQAFVANGDVRTTPAVQDHKRAYEGDEGPNTGGMGSYSDTGLSLPFMAGGDYDAAVDVLDAVVDALPDYKGVLYGQFMLTDEGPKVVEFNARFGDPEAMNTLPVLDTPFVDVLAAARDGESLPELSFSGEATVCKYAVPDGYPTDPDAGAEIAVDEESAGDALLYYASVDERDGRLYTTTSRAFAVVGRGDSIAAAEAQAEDALTAAGDRVRIRHDIGTADLVRRRIDHMDDLRS
- a CDS encoding thioredoxin domain-containing protein, translating into MSQPTERNRLDGEASPYLRQHADNPVNWQPWGDEAFERAREHDVPVFVSIGYSSCHWCHVMAEESFEDESVAEAMNESFVPVKVDREERPDVDSTFMTVCQLVTGGGGWPLSAWCTPEGKPFYVGTYFPPEPRRNQPGFRDLCERIAGSWSDPEQREEMKRRADQWAESARDELESVPTPEAPGPDGEGGASPPGDDLLDAAAAAALRGYDDEYGGFGSGGAKFPMPGRIDLLMRAYARTGRDALLSAATGTLDGMARGGMYDQVGGGFHRYAVDREWTVPHFEKMLYDNAELPMAYLDGYRLTGDPFYARVASESLAFLDRELRHDEGGFFSTLDARSRPPASRRDDGESDGAADGGATEDVEGAFYVWTPEEVDAVLDEPAASLAKERYGIRPGGNFERGTTVPTIAASVEGVAADRDRSPEEVREALTDARTALFDARESRPRPARDEKVLAAWNGRAISAFARAGDPLGEPYADIAREALSFCRDRLYDAESETGALARRWLDGDVRGPGYLDDYAFLARGALDVYAATGDPEPLGFALELAEDLVDEFYDADDGTIYFTRDPDDDGDESGGDDAGPLIARPQEFTDRSTPSSLGVAAETLALLDGFRTDGAFREIAERVVTTHADRIRGGPLEHASLVRAADLVETGGIEVTIAADEVPGEWRETLGERYLSGALVAPRPATDAGLDEWLDRLGAAGAPPIWADRDATDGEATAYVCQGFTCSPPRTDLDAALEWLGTRESAE
- a CDS encoding geranylgeranyl reductase family protein, translating into MHDFVVVGAGPPGSRFARRAAEAGRDVVAFEKGTVGEPLACSGHVSEDVWEYVPEGARDELLENRVYGARFHVGGPGSRAYPFYKREPVSNVIDRVGLDRTLADRAREAGADVRENHTVVGVEERSDRVVVEVRTPADDVERVEARMVAGCDGPTSRVRRALDLPEPDELLHGVLGFDDERDAGDRVDVHLTAPTFFAWRIPRGDAGVEYGLAAPPSEDVSGRFDRLTDAYGATTDRRCSGAIPVGPPAETTSDRGFLIGDAAAQTKPFTGGGILYGMRAADVAAAAIDPRDPSTLADYESGWRDELATEIRLGKAIRRCYSLPEPVQRVGLRALSGEIGVHMDEPSSFFSASNLRALFSRSDPPE
- a CDS encoding TRAM domain-containing protein; translation: MVEITDFLACLYTGRVESRGDEYVVTVPASEIEHGSVSVGETYRIAVLDRAGPSDDASATSGDGEAASVPDADGGSGQAPSDDGNRPTSRGAAGAVQPDPPVSEGEVRDVTIETLGDKGDGIAKIERGYVVIVPDAEPGEEPTVEITSVRENVSFANVVEE